One Solibacillus sp. R5-41 DNA segment encodes these proteins:
- a CDS encoding acyl-CoA dehydrogenase family protein: MKATFLTKEHEMFREALRKMLQKEAYPYYEKWEEERDIPREFWLKLGENGFLLPWVEEQYGGLELDFSYSMILTEELEKVGVGLASGICLHSDIVSPYIATYGTEQQKQKWLPKSATGEYISAIAMTEPGAGSDLAGIKTTARKDGEYYILNGEKTFITNGVHADYVVVVCKTDTHAQPAYRGISLLIVENGTKGFKRGKKLNKIGMHSGDTAELIFEDVKVPVENLLGEEGKGFYYLMEKLQQERLVVALQVQVEAEEMLKLTIDYVKERKAFGSRIADFQNTQFKLAEMATEIDMGRNYVNTLTEKHMHGDDIVKEVSMAKWWISEMAKRVAAECLQLHGGYGYMEEYEIARRYRDISVTSIYAGTTEIMKGIIAKKILS; this comes from the coding sequence ATGAAAGCTACTTTTTTAACAAAAGAACATGAAATGTTTAGAGAAGCACTTAGAAAAATGCTCCAGAAAGAAGCGTATCCGTATTACGAAAAATGGGAAGAAGAACGTGATATTCCACGTGAATTTTGGTTAAAGCTAGGCGAAAATGGTTTCTTACTTCCATGGGTGGAAGAACAGTATGGTGGCTTGGAGCTTGATTTCTCTTACTCTATGATTTTAACCGAAGAATTAGAAAAAGTAGGGGTGGGTTTAGCGAGTGGAATCTGTTTGCATTCCGATATTGTAAGCCCTTACATCGCGACGTATGGGACAGAGCAACAAAAACAAAAGTGGCTTCCAAAAAGCGCTACTGGTGAATATATTTCCGCAATCGCCATGACTGAGCCTGGCGCTGGTTCAGACTTAGCCGGCATAAAAACTACTGCGCGTAAAGACGGTGAATACTATATTTTAAACGGAGAGAAAACGTTTATTACAAATGGCGTCCATGCAGATTACGTCGTTGTAGTTTGTAAAACAGATACTCATGCACAACCCGCGTATCGCGGAATTAGTTTACTAATCGTTGAAAATGGAACAAAGGGGTTCAAACGGGGGAAAAAGTTAAATAAAATCGGCATGCATTCTGGTGATACAGCAGAGCTAATTTTTGAGGACGTAAAAGTACCTGTTGAAAACCTACTTGGTGAAGAAGGTAAAGGATTTTATTATTTAATGGAAAAGCTGCAGCAAGAGCGCCTTGTCGTAGCACTTCAAGTTCAAGTAGAAGCAGAAGAAATGCTGAAACTGACAATAGATTATGTGAAAGAACGTAAAGCTTTCGGCAGCCGAATTGCCGATTTCCAAAATACTCAGTTTAAACTTGCTGAAATGGCAACAGAGATTGACATGGGACGAAACTATGTGAATACCTTGACCGAAAAACATATGCATGGCGATGATATCGTCAAAGAAGTATCGATGGCAAAGTGGTGGATTAGTGAAATGGCAAAACGAGTAGCTGCGGAATGTCTTCAACTTCATGGTGGCTATGGCTATATGGAGGAATATGAAATTGCTCGTAGATATCGTGACATTTCGGTGACGTCCATTTACGCTGGGACAACCGAAATTATGAAAGGAATTATCGCCAAAAAAATACTGTCGTAG
- a CDS encoding helix-turn-helix transcriptional regulator, with translation MDNEKIGQLIYQLRKEKGLTQKQLADEMLLSDRTISKWERGSGCPDISLLPQLSTLLEVPIEYLLVGEITLNEMVGGNMKKSLYYVCPNCTNIGLATGNFTISCCGRKLEPLEAKKATDTEKLSIVEIDNEWSISSEHPMTKAHYISFVAFATGEQIQLIKLFPEWSLNVRLPKKKHGQILWYDTNDGLFYQYIR, from the coding sequence ATGGATAATGAAAAAATTGGTCAGCTCATCTATCAACTGCGGAAGGAAAAAGGGCTGACACAAAAACAATTAGCTGATGAAATGCTTCTTTCAGACCGCACCATCTCAAAATGGGAGCGCGGTTCCGGATGTCCAGACATTTCACTACTCCCGCAATTATCAACCCTCCTAGAAGTACCCATTGAATATTTATTAGTTGGGGAAATCACATTAAATGAAATGGTAGGAGGAAATATGAAAAAGTCACTTTATTATGTTTGTCCAAATTGTACGAACATTGGGCTTGCAACAGGGAATTTCACTATTTCATGTTGCGGTCGTAAACTTGAACCACTTGAAGCAAAAAAAGCTACAGACACTGAAAAATTAAGCATTGTAGAAATTGACAATGAATGGTCTATTTCCAGCGAACACCCAATGACAAAGGCGCATTATATTTCGTTTGTAGCATTTGCAACGGGTGAACAAATCCAATTAATCAAACTATTCCCTGAATGGAGTTTGAACGTAAGACTGCCAAAGAAAAAACACGGCCAAATTCTATGGTACGATACGAATGACGGGTTGTTTTATCAGTATATTAGATAA